A portion of the Rhodopseudomonas sp. BAL398 genome contains these proteins:
- a CDS encoding hemin uptake protein HemP gives MPASPAAISPERLVNVSGNRIDSRNLFSTEREIIIAHGDDTYRLRLTSQNKLILTK, from the coding sequence ATGCCGGCGTCGCCGGCGGCAATCTCCCCCGAACGCCTGGTCAATGTCAGCGGCAACCGGATCGACAGCCGCAATCTGTTCTCGACCGAGCGCGAAATCATCATCGCGCATGGCGACGATACTTACCGGCTGCGCCTCACCTCCCAGAACAAGCTGATACTGACCAAATGA